The following coding sequences are from one Lolium rigidum isolate FL_2022 chromosome 6, APGP_CSIRO_Lrig_0.1, whole genome shotgun sequence window:
- the LOC124661371 gene encoding zinc finger CCCH domain-containing protein 17-like: MPISSTLSARLGPGPAPSPSPAPARSSPYARPSESRGAGVKASRPAIRLDPATARLLGPARKAPPARRSSYAAEAPVAATTRRRLADEKPDPKPAVTNRKPSQEPRVRESCGGFAFLCALAGHTEAITGISMPTGSDKLYSGSADGTVRLWDSNSGKCVDIIKMGGKISCMITQDKWVLFGIPKSVEAWNIQTGMKLSLQGPSGLVCSMTIKDEMLFAGTGDGRIMAWEFPAKENNLGPVSILSGHQRQVISLSVSATRLYSGSLDKTIRVWDLKTLQCVQTLSEHKAAVTSVLCWDQKLLSCSLDKTIKVWSASESGNLQVTHTHSEEHGLRTLFGMHRVGKTPVLFCSLHNSNCIRLFDLPSFNERGKLSSKKEVKTIELAACGLLFTGDGAGELKVWVWAPQNEVPRTPALT; encoded by the exons ATGCCGATCTCCTCCACCCTCTCCGCGCGCCTCGGCCCCGGCCCCGCGCCCTCGCCCTCCCCCgcgccggcgcggtcgagcccttACGCCCGCCCCTCCGAATCCCGCGGGGCCGGCGTCAAGGCCAGCCGCCCCGCTATCCGCCTCGATCCCGCGACGGCGAGGCTCCTCGGCCCCGCGCGCAAGGCGCCACCAGCCCGCAGATCGAGTTACGCCGCCGAGGCCCCCGTTGCCGCCACGACACGACGGCGGCTTGCAGACGAgaagccggatccgaagccggCGGTGACGAATCGGAAGCCGAGCCAGGAGCCGCGCGTGCGGGAGAGCTGCGGCGGTTTCGCTTTCCTCTGCGCCCTCGCTGGACATACTGAG GCTATCACTGGCATCTCTATGCCGACTGGTTCCGACAAGCTCTACTCTGGCAGCGCCGACGGCACAGTTCGCCTATGGGACTCCAACTCTGGCAAG TGCGTTGATATCATCAAGATGGGAGGCAAGATCAGCTGCATGATTACTCAGGACAAGTGGGTTTTGTTCGGAATCCCAAAATCCGTGGag GCATGGAACATACAGACAGGGATGAAACTAAGTCTCCAGGGACCTTCTGGGCTTGTTTGTTCTATGACTATCAAAGATGAAATGCTATTTGCTGGCACGGGGGATGGTCGCATCATGGCTTGGGAATTTCCTGCTAAGGAGAACAACTTGGGACCAGTGTCTATCCTCAGTGGCCATCAGCGTCAAGTGATTTCACTTTCTGTCTCAGCAACAAGGCTTTACTCTGGCTCACTTGACAAGACAATCAGA GTATGGGACCTTAAAACTCTCCAGTGTGTTCAAACACTCTCTGAGCATAAAGCTGCTGTTACTTCGGTGCTTTGTTGGGATCAGAAATTATTATCATGCTCCCTGGACAAAACCATAAAGGTCTGGTCTGCTTCAGAGTCTGGAAACCTTCAGGTCACGCATACCCATTCTGAGGAGCAT GGATTGCGCACCCTCTTCGGCATGCATCGCGTGGGAAAGACGCCAGTTTTGTTCTGTTCCTTACACAACAGCAACTGCATCCGCCTGTTTGACCTGCCATC GTTTAACGAGAGGGGCAAGCTTTCCTCCAAGAAAGAAGTGAAGACCATCGAGCTCGCGGCTTGTGGGCTGCTCTTCACTGGAGATGGCGCTGGCGAGCTGAAGGTTTGGGTATGGGCGCCCCAAAATGAGGTGCCCCGAACACCAGCGCTAACTTAA